The genomic window AAAAGTATTAAATAATAACGTCTCATTTCTTACAGGTGTTTTGTAAGTATAGCAGTTTAATCGAAGATGGTCAAATTTCCAGAACAATATGCCTTTGAAATCTAATCAAATCTtgtatttttctaaaatattccctcttgaaaaaacaaaataacgtcattttatatgtcaaaattaaTATAGAATATAATAATCAGATGTTATAATTAGGTCTTTacactttttgtgaaaagaccttttgtttttcttctgattattatttttttttcttctgccgtctgagatgcttttttgtcttacaacatatggaatggatttttggccaatgatgttgtacagtaatgggggagggggggggggttacaacTCACCCTGTGTGATCAAACACTTCTTCTTATAGGTTATCTCtgtatctctaaaaccgtaaatgattttaacaaactgttttcaccaaattgttcatctactcttaagaatgatttggttaattttgactagagtgatcggaagacatcttatgggagttatttccctttggaaatttaagataggcgatgtgttagataaattcatacgttataagtcgtagaggcctagagtcttttgaagtccttggtccatttaaagacattgaggtcaaggtcatgttataaattttgaattttgcttgtcaTCGTTATGTCAAAGAAaatgtgacagtaaatgatatgatgtgtttgccaaataactgtttacaaaaaggcgcaacttcaacttATTTAAGTCGAAGAGTTTTACCCTTattggagttttctccccttttgtttttgaaatcagtatttctccacatccatacaagtgattgacctggtgtttttttttttttgagatcactgacctatgacctaaaaattgaggtcaaggtcaaaggtcaatatgacgttctagattttgacctttgctaaaaattctttctggttcattataaaacaattaagtcttctgcataaacctatcaatcttatttttttatataagtttaatTTACCACATAACATCAAcacggagtgacattttctaacatcgtttttaaAATCTCATTCTTATTAttgaggtggaaagaccttcaattgttctctggaGAATAAACCTAACCTGTGACAGAATCATTTTATGTTACGGAAACCGTTTTGTCGTCCAAAGTTCCGTTTGTTTAAAATATACAGATATAGCACGTGTTACAGCAAAGGATGGTTTGTAGTATCAGAGAAATGGCATTATGTCGTCACATCGTTTACACTTTTCAGAACAAATCATACGAGTAACAAAAGATATAACTGATgaacatttcagtataacttacGTTAAATTTTATTCGTACGATTCTTTTGTGAAAAGAGTCCCTGTCTCTTCTGATAATATATATATCCTGATGCTAATTTTATAACATGTGCAGAGATTGTTTCACAACCGtgcattttatttcttttgcGGTCGCCTCCGTTGAATATATCCGTATTGTGTTTGCAACTTACAAATTGATACCGGATAGTATGGTTCTATTCAAAAAAAGTGTGGCATCGTCACAATGTTCAGGTGTAATAttacttaatattttgaatatgaaaataacaattttataatttacgaTAAAGAGCCAATGTGACAGGTTCCGGAGCAaggtaaacaaaataattaaaaaaaactgacgACACCATCGCTAAAAAAGGAAAAATGACAAACAAGCCAACGCAAAGTTAATTCTTTATTGAAAGCAGAAATAGAAATACTGACAACGTCAATAAACCAGAGAAAGCATCATGCGATCAAACCAGCGGAATAAACACCTCCAGCTCTATATGTGGGTGCAATTGTTGTGCTCATACAAAATCCGATTATGAGCCTCATTGTATGAATCCAAAATTAAGGAAAAGAAAACAGGATTGTTGTTTCATAATTGGAACATAACTGTAACATGAAATCAGGGCAATTAAGTGACAGGACATGATCACTATAAAGTGTCGAAATGTTATATAATTTGACTGAATGCTATTTTCTATAAtgtaataagatgtggtatgattatcaattagacaactgtctaccaaaattcaaatgaagtgcatgtaagcaattataggcaatcgCACATGGCCTCTTGCGTCACTATTTATTTATGCATCTCTGGTTCGGAAatgtttaaaatcatgaaaagatCTCCTGACGCAAGAAATGTATTGTATCATTTCCTTTTATTCCTAAATCAAACCCGCAAAAAATCATTTACGATACAAACAGCAAAAAAGGTGGTATTATGTAATTTTTTGTCTCTACTGTTTGTCTAAGGCTGTACTGTTCTTACTACTTTGTAAGAACAGGAAAAGCAGAATTAAACATTCAACTGAACATATATTATTTTCGAAAGGCTTTATTTAAAACTAATTTTATAGACTTAATTGTAGAAAGCACTATACTAATGCCAAATCTTTTGTTCGTCGTTTGTAAATGAAGCCTTTGAAATTGGCAGGAAGCAATCGCCAAAGGCCAGTGAATTCACAAAATGCATTCATTATGACAATCACACTTTTAAATTCACTTTtacaataaataataacaattacaaatattttttctatttaatcaTAACACGTTTAGCTGCgccttgaaatatgaaataatacTTGCTGGTCATGAATAGGAAATATTTACAGATGATTTCACTGAATGAAATGGTATGCTCAAATAATTGATCATACAAGACCTGCATGGTAGTTAAGGTCGTTACAAAAAACTCGTCGTCGCCCAAATTACATCACATATTAGTATTTGAATGGATGTATGACAATAGATACAGAATTCGGCTTATGCACTGAGGATATTCATACATAGTACATTCTTAAAATAACATGCACTATATTGACTCATAGTGATAGATGGTTTTCTTTGACTTATTTACTACTGTTCGTACTAACAACCGAATGCCTTAATCAGCAGTACACTTATAGTTAATTGGTggacaaaacatgttttaatcaaTGCACGTATCTCCAGTTCTGTTGTTACTAAAGTGTAAAACCGGTTGGTCTGAGATTATTTTGCGGGAATGACATCATTGAACTGCCAAATGTTACTGTGTCGTGATAACGCAAGCATTATGGCACctgaaattgtattttaaatgttcaCCATCATGATGATAAACAAATATTGACTAGACCTCCATCATTGTTGATGTTTCTTTTTCCTGTTGATATTTTTCTGAAGGAGTTAGTAATTGCACGTGATTGTTATTTGTCCTTTCCACTTGTGTCTTCTTTTCATTGGTCCAACATCGCAAACCAAACTGAGCCTTACGTCCTTTCGTAAGAAAAAGAACACtattaaagttatatttttaatgtttatatttttatcaaactttatgccaattatatttaaacattttaaaatttctaataattgttaaaagaaatattattCCGTacgaatgtttttatttttgttttaaactactGGTAAATTGACCATTACGGTACGATAGAGCTATCGAATTCTGCGTTCaacttttaatcattttaaacatatatacatgtgtacataGGACGCTAATTTCAATTAACCtcacaagattaaaaaaaaaaccagaaggGTTGCTGCCATCAGGCTAATTATACAATGGGGAAAAAAACTTAATATAGTATATTCTTAACCCAAAGGAACTGTGAACTTGATACTACGCATATTTGGCCTTTTTACGTTTCTATGCAAGCGTCACTGTCGAGTCTTTGGTTAAGAAAACGAGCATCTGGTgtaatacattttcatttttgtgtcaATATTTATAATGAGGTTTCGTCGCCGACAGTATCACCGTCTTATTAGTAAGCACTCCTCTGTTGCAATGAATTAACATATAAATACTTATAAATTAATCGTCTACAAACATTTTTCGAAAACTATGGATTAATATCCCAGCAATATATGCAATAGATAACCATATATGTATTAAGCAATCATTTCAGGATTTcggttttcaatgctcttcaactttatgttatattttctgaattttctgAATAAAGATTGTTTTCTTTGAGCGTCAATAATATGTTTTGTGTGAACGCAACGTGCGTCTGGCATACCAACTaatttttcttgtattttacgAAACGAACTGTTATTACGGTGtatcaatgaaataaaatagTAAACTTACTTTTAGTCAACCATATGCAAATCGACAATATTATAACACTTCCTGAAAATCCGATGGCTAGTAAAGTCATTGTCGGCATGCTTGCGTTTTCttctaaaaattaaaacaacaaacatgAAATTACGCATAAAAGACacatttttacttttgaaaagcCACAAGAATGAgaacaaatgaaaatattaagaaaaaagcACTGTTTAATTCACATATTAAGTTTGCCTACCCCGATTTTACCTGATGAAAATCTAGAGAAAAAGCCGTGTTAACTTTTTTGTAACGTATTACATAATAGGTACAAAATGTACTTGATAAGctaaaataagatataaattaACTGCACAATTTCACAAAAAgcgttttattatttatttgtcatAGTTTATGAAGAAATCTTCCAAAATAATCTAAGCACTAAAACTCAAATTTATGACCAGCAAGAGTGACTGGAATATAGTTTCTTAAATATACAATGTAAAGATGTAACAGGAAAACAGATAATAAGACAAAATAGTTTCAGCTTACCCTGACACAAATCTATGTATTCGTCAAAAATGGTGACATTACGATACACAAATGTACACAGTATTTGTAGTCTACCTTCACAACCAACACTGTCCACAGGAAAATTATAAATCACTTTAACATCGTTATAATATGTGTACCGTTTCATAACAgcaacagttgtctcattgataaacAACCCCTACAAAAGAGAGAAAAGGTCCGTCTTatatactttacataaatttttattttatgttcaaacacaaaaaaatattaattcattAACATAAGTGGTACGATAAGGTccatattatgtattttttttctatattatttgtCTGCTTAATGAATGTTTTTTAGTATATACTTGGGATAAATAATAGTTAAAAGCATGTTTGCATTCTCACCTTAAACAGTGCTGAACAAACAGGAACAGGGTTCACCTTTTCTAACATAATTTCTATCTCCATTTTGccattgttgatattttttccagatgttgttgttgtttcatttgCTGGTAGAGctatacaaaaattaacaaataacaaCATAAATTGAATATCTTAACATTAAGATGTGTCAATGATATTTCgcatacaataataaaaatattcaaacattgcCAATAGCTTATTTAGTTTATAAATGTCTTGGACGTCAAAATAACAAATTGCGCTAAATCGTTtcgtcttttatttgtctttttcaaatGTATGAAATTCAAATAAATCTTTGAATAATGTAATACGCacattttaaagacaatttttctaTGTCTTAATGTTTGATTGGATATttctgttgttgtcttttttgtgtTTCCGGTTTCTTTTGTtactaaatgtaaaaaaaaatataggatgGTATACAACTCAATTGAAATTtgtatacatgttttaaaaattaaaagtactTACACATGACATGGTTTGGTTCGACAGATAGATTCTTAGTGAAATCAGAAAATCCACAGGAACACGTGTATTGACAGTCCAAATCTGATTCACTTAAATTGTGAATTAATAACCCGAAATCTTGACTGTTATTTCGTATTAACATTTCATACTTAGATGGGTTAAGGCATTTATGATCCATACAAAGCAAATCGTATTGTTGGCCTCCTGTCCACTGTCGAAGATCTGCTTGTTGTTTTGAAATATTGTTCTCCTTTTTCTCACCCATGGAGCACCACAACACAACGTCTTTTCCAAAGCTCACGGGCAGGGTTGTTAGATTCCACGAAGCTGAAAGCAAATAACATTTTGATAACAGATATGTTTAAAACAATTGTTAACAAGACtataaatgttgttttaatttttcttataaacTGACTACATTCGGCAACTACTTTTACAATTTTGGAAATAAAAGGAGAAGTATCACAttgaaaataattgtacattgtatattggAGTGTCTTTAAAAAGACAATTAGTATAAAAGAGATATCATTTTTGATGATAGATTAAAACATACCTAATAAAAACTTCGTATAGAAAACAATTTAGATGGGAATTTGTCTAAACGTTTTTTGGTGTCCTGGAGGTGAAAGGAAGATGTACCATGGTGCAATGATCTATTGAGTAATAACACCATGTATTAGGCGAAAAACATTTTAGCACGTTTGTGTTATATTGCATCTACTCTACAATAGTTAAAGCGGACATACTTGTCACTATTAAACAGAAATACTTGTTAGAACGATAACACTATAATACTGAAATTGATATCACATTTATTCTGTCGACTAATAACCTTAAACAAACTTAATCTTCAACATTAGATATCAATAACATTTCATGTATGCATTCGAAACATTAATAAACTTTCTTACCAGCCGTATGTACTTTATCCACAACGAATACCATCATTACAATGTAAGGCAACATTTTATTAATATTGGATGGTCTTTACAACAATCtagaaagaaagaaatatatttcGTTGATTGGTACATGAGTGATATTTTAAACAAGCTTGTTATCAAAATCATGTGCATTGTCTTTTTTgtaataaacttttattataacaGCATATTTGAAATTCGATCGGTGTATCCAAATACACAACAACAAAGAACAACACAATACTGCTTTTCTTGATACAATTCAGCTTATTCACGATTGCATTTTTATCCATGTTTTGTTTTGCAGGCTCATTCGTATATTTGTTCGTTTGTGTCAAAGTACTATTTTGCAAATCAAACAGTTGATTACATTGTCATTTTACTGTGAACATGAAAGGCTCATCAGTAGTCTTAACTTAGACTTTAAAGTGATCAATTAGTATGTTCGATCTGTTAATTTAAAGGACACCATATCTAGAGCTAAAGATGGCTATCAACGTACATTTAGCTTTTTGAGGTATTTTATTAACGTTAACCTGAGAAAGCATTTAAATGATACCgtaagtttagtttaaacatatttaattatagtggattgggaaacaagttttgcaacttatatt from Mytilus galloprovincialis chromosome 5, xbMytGall1.hap1.1, whole genome shotgun sequence includes these protein-coding regions:
- the LOC143075251 gene encoding uncharacterized protein LOC143075251, which translates into the protein MLPYIVMMVFVVDKVHTAASWNLTTLPVSFGKDVVLWCSMGEKKENNISKQQADLRQWTGGQQYDLLCMDHKCLNPSKYEMLIRNNSQDFGLLIHNLSESDLDCQYTCSCGFSDFTKNLSVEPNHVMSLPANETTTTSGKNINNGKMEIEIMLEKVNPVPVCSALFKGLFINETTVAVMKRYTYYNDVKVIYNFPVDSVGCEGRLQILCTFVYRNVTIFDEYIDLCQEENASMPTMTLLAIGFSGSVIILSICIWLTKRRKAQFGLRCWTNEKKTQVERTNNNHVQLLTPSEKYQQEKETSTMMEV